CTAATGGAGATGGTATGATTGGAATTTGTtaaaatgggggaaaaaagtcGTGCAAGCAAAATTTTACCTTCACTTTGGTTGTTATTCATTATCAGTCGGATCAGAACCACCAGCaccagtatgtatatatatatatatatataatttgtcTTAATGTGAGATTGTGTCTGCAAACATACTACCAGGTTAAACACCTTCTCTTCAACCTCAACAGAATACATCCACATCTCAGGGTTTCACTTCTGGATTTCATGCTTTAAAGTAGAAATCATTGAAACCGAAGGAAAAATGTATCGTCTGTTATTTTGCCAGGGCACTGGGTTTATGCTTGAGATATTTTTAGGTGTTTTAGGAGTGAGCGGCTGCATGGGATTAgtaggaaaaagaaagaagaaagagaacaaggCAGAACAATAGCAGGTCTTGAAGAAACCAAATATTAGACAGATAAGCAGTTTATTTGATGTTTGGGtctgtcagcatttgtgtgtgtgtgtgtgtgtgtgtttaggaaaGTGAAGGATTGTCATTACTGCTTAGTTtcatatggatttaattttaagTTAAGACTTATTTTGACAGCAGACTGTCTGGAACCGCCTTGTGACACAATAGACTCAAGGTTGACTggataatattaatttaattgaagAATTCTCttttacagtcaaacctcggttttcgaacgcttctgttctcgaccaaatcggttttcgaccagaaaatccgagaattttatgTCTCttaactcgaccaaaattcggctctcgaccaaaccgaaagaagccgagtgtacctgaacgcgactcactcaagagccgagcgaactcgaatgcccaggatgcttcctccgtagcgcatttgtgttcaaagttcgataggatatcttttattaaaataaaacagtgtctatttcttcccctttttatttatggttaacagtatacagtgcagtttatggtgtaaaatagtaaaaaaatacttcaaaaaAATTggtttttagacttggaacggattaaaattatttaatttaattataatgggaaaaatagtttcagatttcgaacaactcgcttttcgaacagccttctggaacggattatgttcgaaagcCGAGGGTTGACTGTTTATGATTTTCCTGATGCCTCAACATGGCTCTGAGAATTTAACATGCCATCCACATCTGTTAGTTATCCACAAAGACAGAAATCATGGTCCCAGGAACTGAAAGTACATTTGCTCCCCTGCTTCAGAACTGTGAAGATCAAGCATATTGGGCTGGAAACTCattaaacacacagcagctgggTTTGAGCtagatttatttttcctcacaGTAAGACTCCACACCTTGGTGCGCCTGGTGCTCGGGCCAAACTTCTGGTATGTAATCATTTTGAAACAGTTGGAAGGCGACATTCTTCCTCCTGTTTTCTCGTCGACACACCCCCATTTTTGAAAGGCCAGTCATGAACCCAAAACCTGAATATTGAGAGTTGCTCAGGTCATTGGAATAAATTCAGGCAGTTGTAGTTGAACTTTATGTGCTGGCTGGATGCTGGGGAGGGATGGGACCCAGTATCCTAGCCTTAATGGGTTTAGGTTCTGGCAAACTGACTTCACCTGTATTTCTTGGGTCTTGATGAAAAACGTTAGGATGGTAAACTTGTTCAGCTGCAGTCACACGTTAGCGGATTAGCTCAGTGGTACATCACGGTGCTTCCGTGTGTTTTGTTGATGTACTAGTTGAAATCTGTACACATTGAACCACAGTCCCTCTTCAGTAACAAATCTTTGCAGATTATGATGAAAAGCTAATAAATATCCTTTGAAATTAAAAACCTTCAGCTGTTTAGTGTGAAACCGTTATTGGATTGATTTGGAAAAAACTCATTCTACTCCAACATAATCAGAAAGGATATGAAATAAgtatttaaaattttaagttATTAAGTCaccaacaaatataaaaatataaaaatcaagaCTCATTACTTGTGAGATTTGTAAGGAGTTGATGAAATCTGGAGTCTGAGGCGCTGAAGTTAAAGCAGGCAGTAATTAGATATCGTTTTCCTCTCAGTCCACCTCAACACAGAGCTTACTGTGCTTAATTATTACTTAACAAGAAATcttattcaacttttttttaccccaTTGTCTGGTTGTGTGCCTTTGCTATTGGGTTTCATTGCTGGGGATTATTTGTACCTGAGCAGCAGGATCCAAGTCAATCCAGGCAGGAGGACATTTTCTTTAACTTGGAACTCTCTCCTTAACTGATCACTGTAGTGCTATTTGCTGTTTTACACAAAAACTGTGATGTTTAGAAAATGAATCTTCACCCTGATGTGTTATAATGTAACAAATGATGAGACAGGACCTCTGGCCCAGGAACCAAAACTAGGTTCCTGTGGGTTAAAGTCCAGGTGGAGGTTTGAAGTGATCTCAGAGTAGAGACTCAGCACGAGCAGAAGAAAGAAGCGCTTTGAAGGTGTTTTCGACAGTCCTTTCAACGGCCCACAtgtcagtcacatgatcagtCAGCTTCTTGTACTTCCTCCTGAAATTCTGGTCTCAGCGGTGCTCATTGTCCTGAATGTTTCCTTTCCTTGCAAAATAACGgcttttcaaactgaaaatgaTGTAACAACAGCAGCGCTGGTGAACACGAATAGAACACTAAACAACGTAAAATCAAAGACTGTATATTAATAGGATCCTGGTGTCAATGATAGAAGTCTGAGTTATGAACTGGTTCCCAGACCTCTCACTATGGCAGGAATTATTGTAGTTAAATGAGTAATCTGTTACTGGTTAACAATTTCTAGATGTCctctgatttgtttttcttccataCACAGTGATTATTTATTCAAGCTGCTCCTAATCGGTGACTCTGGTGTCGGAAAATCCTGTCTTCTCCTTCGATTTGCAGTAAGTATCCCTCAAATTGGTCTTTTTATTAACTTCAATTGTCACTATCACATATCTGACGTGGTTTGTTAGTCAAACAATGTTAGTAAAGTTAACCTGCCTGTAAGTCATTCATTAAAGGTATAATATTACAGGCAACATGGAATTTGTGGAAGTGTTCACTCTGCCAACGCTGGCTTTCCACTAATCTTAGTCATGACTAATAGTAATAATTGTGTGTACTtagtaaaacaggaagtgaaccggATGTCTGAGCCGTCTAATTCATGACTTTTCTCTCTGCAGGATGACACATACACAGAAAGTTACATTAGCACTATTGGTGTGGACTTCAAAATACGAACCATAGAGCTAGATGGAAAAACCATTAAACTTCAAATTGTAAGTAGCAAAGTGCTCTTCATGTCAATGTCCTCTAATAATCTCTGCTCGCACAGAAAAGTAGTTCATGACAGGAGaagttattttcttttcttgaacaGGATGTGAATGGAAATGTTTATTATTCTTTCAAAAGTTCACACGTCGCTCTGTGCTCTAGTTAGTGTTAATTAACATTCGTTTGTAAAAAAGGAACATCCAACCTACTACTCTTGTTATTTCTTTAACTTTTTGAAAGCTAATGCTAGGTTTAACAGTCCAGCCTGTAAAATAAACAGTCAACAACAAACAAGGCAAAGGCTTCTAATTCTTAAGTTGGGTTGGTATTGATCCTTATTGGCCCTCGTTGTTGAAGCGGTGTGTGAggaaacatttgttttacatgACGTGACCtttaagctaatgctaacacctTCTTTTACAGTGGGATACAGCAGGTCAGGAGCGGTTTCGTACGATCACATCCAGCTACTACAGAGGTGCTCACGGTATCATCGTAGTGTATGATGTCACAGATCAGGTTTGTATGTCATTAGTTTATTTACACTGCTGTTCATTAGTCCGTTAATAAATAGGAGATTGATGATTGAGAATCAagcatgtttctgtttttctctctgtggcCTCTTATGTGGTGACATCGTCTGTCGTTCCATATGTGATCATTTTCAGTAACGTTTGTACCATTTTATGACTTGAGGGCAGAGATAGGTGCAGTAAGTCACACAGGtccttgtgtgtgattgttggtGACGTGTAGATCAGTTGTGGGCAGCTTTGATCAGAGTCCACGGCCCTGCTGGAGCCTCGTTGTCCTCTGTTCATATAGAGATATGAAAGCGTAGGCTGCGCACACAATATGTTGGAAGTTTGCCCGAATTCTGAAAGTTTAATCTTCTCTATTGTAGCACTTCAATGAATAAATAGCATCTGTGTGGTGACTAAAGTTCATGAGCTACAAAATCATTCTGCAGGGTTGCTCTGTTTTATATGTAATTTTTGAAACGCAATTAATCTatgaagagtgtggaaaaaacagtcaatgcaaaaaaaaagtgcttttaacagttttataTTTGGTTGTGCAAAAGCTGTTGATGACTTTTAGCAGCTTTGTCCtgattttgatgcatttttctgCGTAAGGAGTCCTTCAACAATGTCAAGCAGTGGCTACAGGAGATCGACCGCTACGCCAGTGAAAATGTCAACAAATTATTGGTCGGGAACAAGTGTGACCTGACAACAAAGAAGGTGGTGGATTACACCACTGCAAAGGTAAAGCACTTAATCTCACTCTTACATTTAAAGTTATaatgtttttacaaattttctGAGTGCTTTTATCTAAACATTTGTCCGAGACATGGGAGATTAAAGATATTCTTATCTGAATAATAACTTCACGTATGGCTATCACACTCTAAATTTAAAATTGACAACTGCTAAGAGATCTAATCTATTTTGCTGTGTGCAGGAGTTTGCAGACTCTTTGGGAATCCCCTTTTTGGAAACCAGTGCCAAGAACGCCACCAATGTGGAGCAGGCCTTCATGACCATGGCTGCTGAAATCAAAAAGAGGATGGGCCCGGGGGCGACAGCTGGAGGAGGGGAGAAGCCCAACGTGAAGCTGACCCCCGGCACTACTGTCAAGCCTTCATCAGGAGGATGCTGCTGAGAGAGAAACCACTTCCACTTTGATGCCCCGCCCTCTCACACTGCAGGCGCGTCAGCCTGGCCGTCATCCCCGTAAAAAAAACTCCCAGCAAAGCCCCACCACAACAAGACAGGACAGAGAAGACATGATTCACAACATGGAAATGTGAGAACAGGATGAAGTTGCCTgcatttgtactgtatataatatagtCGCACtaccaaaaaacaaataaagcgtCCTTTTTGTCATTCTGTCATATTATTGATGAAAAATTCTAAAGATGGGTGATCATCCCACCCGGCCCTGATtactcctcctcatcatcgcCTTTCTCAGACCTCTAAGAGACTTCTCTCTTATTTGGCTCTCTGAATACAGGTTCatgagagcagtgtgtgtgtgtgtgtgtgcgtgaatgagtgagtgtgtgtttctctgcatTCCTACGGTGGGGTTTAGTAAATGAATCAGTTTTCTTTAAGATTTCTGTCCGGTTGGACcttgttctgtttctttttggtgtttattttgctgtttgtgtCAGCATTTCTGTTTGTCAccatttgaatgtgtgtgtgctgttttttaatttccctcGCCATTCTCTGCACACCATTGTCTCAGTCCAGCATTTGAAGTCCAGTGCAAAACTATATGTACATAAACATTATGTATATAATGTCAAATCTGATTTGCCAGTTCTGTAGTGTTCAAAACGTTATTGGGCTAGTCTTGACTCTTTATGTCTGCATTAAATTTGTGGCTGAACTGTGAGTTTGTTGCTCAACATGTAACACttcaactgaaaataaatattgtacTACCAGACTGTATGAAGTGGGAGAATCTGTTGGCAATTCATGGTGTAACGTGTAGAAAACCTGTTGGAATTATTTATTCTGCATTGATTCGGCATATCTCCTGCCAGTTATCTCCT
This is a stretch of genomic DNA from Antennarius striatus isolate MH-2024 chromosome 11, ASM4005453v1, whole genome shotgun sequence. It encodes these proteins:
- the LOC137603432 gene encoding ras-related protein ORAB-1-like; translated protein: MNPEYDYLFKLLLIGDSGVGKSCLLLRFADDTYTESYISTIGVDFKIRTIELDGKTIKLQIWDTAGQERFRTITSSYYRGAHGIIVVYDVTDQESFNNVKQWLQEIDRYASENVNKLLVGNKCDLTTKKVVDYTTAKEFADSLGIPFLETSAKNATNVEQAFMTMAAEIKKRMGPGATAGGGEKPNVKLTPGTTVKPSSGGCC